In a single window of the Pyrococcus sp. NA2 genome:
- a CDS encoding FAD-binding oxidoreductase, with protein MIGIIGGGIIGVATAYELAKLGEDVIVFEKRYFGSGSTFRCASGIRAQFTDEANIKLMKYSIEKWKKLSEELEYNVMFQQTGYLFLATSEEEVEAFKRNIKLQNKFGVPTRLISPEEAKEIVPPLNENAFLAGAWNPEDGKASPFHALYGYKKAGERLGVKFYPYTKVIGIEKDEKWIIKTTRGEFRVDIIINATNAWGREINAMINLDVIPIRPFKHQLVKTEPIKKGQIEPLVCPPAWNDSYVIQDGEDGGVICGTALEYESNPDDVTPTYDFVKEVLKWAVKIIPALRHVHVVRQWAGHYAKTPDNNPAIGELTEDFYVAIGFSGHGFMMAPAVAQALAERIVKGRTKVPLDWEWFDPWRFERGELRTSAFQIG; from the coding sequence ATGATTGGAATAATAGGAGGAGGAATAATAGGAGTTGCAACTGCATACGAGTTGGCAAAACTTGGAGAAGACGTTATCGTCTTTGAGAAGAGGTATTTTGGCTCTGGCTCCACATTCAGATGTGCAAGTGGAATAAGAGCACAATTCACGGATGAGGCAAATATAAAGCTCATGAAGTACTCAATAGAAAAGTGGAAGAAGCTTAGCGAGGAGCTTGAGTATAACGTAATGTTCCAACAAACTGGTTATCTCTTCCTGGCGACCAGTGAAGAGGAAGTTGAAGCCTTTAAGAGGAACATAAAACTTCAAAATAAGTTTGGAGTTCCAACAAGATTAATATCACCAGAGGAAGCAAAAGAGATAGTACCACCTCTTAACGAGAATGCATTTCTTGCAGGAGCCTGGAATCCTGAAGATGGAAAGGCAAGCCCATTTCACGCACTATATGGCTATAAGAAAGCTGGAGAGAGGCTCGGAGTGAAGTTCTACCCATATACAAAGGTTATCGGAATTGAGAAAGATGAAAAATGGATAATAAAAACTACAAGGGGAGAGTTTAGGGTTGATATAATTATTAACGCCACGAATGCTTGGGGAAGAGAGATAAATGCTATGATAAACCTTGATGTCATTCCAATAAGACCATTCAAGCATCAACTTGTCAAGACGGAACCAATCAAGAAAGGACAGATAGAACCTCTCGTTTGTCCTCCAGCCTGGAATGATAGTTACGTTATTCAGGATGGAGAAGACGGTGGTGTTATCTGTGGTACAGCTTTAGAATATGAGAGCAATCCAGATGATGTAACTCCAACCTACGATTTCGTGAAAGAAGTACTCAAATGGGCCGTAAAGATAATTCCAGCTCTAAGACACGTTCACGTTGTAAGACAATGGGCCGGTCACTATGCAAAGACTCCTGACAATAATCCGGCAATTGGAGAGTTGACTGAGGATTTCTATGTAGCCATTGGCTTCTCCGGACATGGATTCATGATGGCACCGGCAGTTGCTCAGGCTTTAGCTGAAAGAATAGTTAAGGGAAGAACAAAAGTTCCACTAGATTGGGAATGGTTCGATCCATGGAGGTTTGAGAGAGGCGAGCTTAGGACATCGGCATTCCAAATTGGTTAA
- a CDS encoding 50S ribosomal protein L18 yields MAHGPRYRVPFRRRREGKTNYRKRLKLLKSGKPRLVVRKSLNHHIAQIIVYDPKGDRTLVSAHTRELIRDFGWKGHCGNTPSAYLLGLLIGYKAKKAGIEEAILDIGLHPPVRGSSVFAVLKGAVDAGLNVPHSPEIFPDDYRIRGEHIAQYAKMLKEQDEEKFRRQFGGYLEKGLDPEKLPEHFEEVKARIIEKFEGEGARE; encoded by the coding sequence AACCAACTACAGGAAGAGGCTTAAGCTACTCAAATCAGGAAAGCCCAGATTGGTGGTTAGGAAAAGCCTTAACCATCACATAGCTCAGATAATAGTTTACGATCCAAAGGGAGACAGGACACTCGTTTCAGCGCATACCAGAGAACTCATAAGGGACTTCGGATGGAAGGGACACTGTGGAAACACGCCCTCAGCATATCTCCTAGGTTTGCTCATCGGTTACAAGGCTAAGAAGGCTGGAATTGAAGAGGCAATACTCGACATAGGCCTACATCCGCCTGTCAGGGGAAGTTCAGTATTCGCAGTCCTGAAGGGTGCAGTGGATGCTGGACTTAACGTTCCGCACAGTCCTGAGATATTTCCAGATGATTATAGGATCAGGGGAGAGCACATTGCTCAATATGCTAAGATGTTGAAAGAGCAAGATGAAGAAAAGTTTAGGAGGCAATTTGGAGGATACCTCGAGAAGGGACTTGATCCTGAAAAACTCCCCGAGCATTTTGAGGAGGTTAAGGCGAGAATAATTGAAAAATTTGAAGGTGAGGGGGCGAGAGAATGA
- a CDS encoding EMC3/TMCO1 family protein: MLEEIYVALDEIFGPLLENTHPMWVVTVAGIILGAFFVFLNYIFVDQEKMKRLQKMAKELQEEFKKAREKGDEKKLRKLQQKQLELLRLQNEIMKDAFFKPMLISWPLVIIFWGWLRRWYFEVAIVKYPFNFFLFDIFHRMHHSALKPDELGYFGWYFLTSYVVGSILRKILDMA, encoded by the coding sequence ATGCTTGAGGAGATTTATGTTGCCTTGGATGAAATATTCGGCCCTTTACTTGAGAATACACATCCAATGTGGGTAGTAACGGTGGCAGGAATAATACTTGGAGCATTCTTTGTGTTCTTAAATTACATCTTCGTCGATCAGGAGAAAATGAAGAGACTTCAAAAAATGGCCAAAGAGCTCCAGGAAGAATTTAAAAAGGCAAGAGAAAAAGGAGACGAGAAAAAATTAAGAAAGTTGCAACAGAAGCAACTCGAGTTGTTAAGATTGCAAAATGAGATAATGAAGGATGCATTCTTCAAGCCAATGCTAATTTCTTGGCCACTGGTAATAATATTCTGGGGTTGGCTGAGGAGATGGTACTTTGAGGTTGCCATAGTTAAGTATCCGTTCAATTTCTTCCTATTTGACATATTCCATAGGATGCACCATTCGGCCCTCAAGCCTGATGAGTTAGGTTACTTTGGATGGTACTTCCTAACGAGCTATGTAGTAGGCTCAATATTAAGGAAGATATTGGACATGGCTTAA
- the secY gene encoding preprotein translocase subunit SecY, which translates to MGAREIVYALEKWFPEVERPRRHVPLKEKFMWTGLALILYYILAEIPVYGIPQRIQDYFQFLRVVLAGRNGSLLTLGIGPIVTAGIILQLLVGSEIIKLDLANPEDRRFYQALQRVFSVFMCFFEAAIWVLGGAFGRVGVDVTYAIAILMIIQLALGGIILIILDELVSKWGIGSGISLFIAAGVSQRILTRSLNPLTDPNIIDPLTGKPAIVGAIPYFIQHILNGDLKGAFYRGGAAPDMMAVIATIIVFLVVVYFESMRVEIPLGYRGVTIRGRYPIRFLYVSNIPIILTFALYANIQLWARVLDRLGHPWLGTFDPTTGNPIGGFVLYVIPPRSIFTVIDNPVRAIVYLLLTVMFSLLFGFLWVELTGLNAKSIARQLQRAGLQIPGFRRDPRTLERVLQKYIPYVTFWGSLTVALIAVLADFLGALGTGTGILLTVGILYRFYEEIAREQISEMFPALRRFFAS; encoded by the coding sequence ATGGGTGCAAGGGAAATAGTGTATGCCCTGGAAAAGTGGTTTCCCGAGGTTGAAAGACCAAGAAGGCACGTCCCATTAAAGGAGAAATTCATGTGGACGGGACTCGCGCTGATCTTGTATTATATCTTGGCAGAGATTCCCGTTTATGGTATTCCTCAGAGAATTCAAGACTACTTTCAGTTCTTGAGAGTCGTTCTCGCTGGTAGGAATGGTTCGCTATTGACCCTAGGTATAGGGCCCATCGTAACTGCAGGTATTATCCTTCAACTATTGGTGGGTTCTGAGATAATTAAGCTTGACTTGGCAAATCCAGAGGATAGGAGATTTTATCAAGCACTGCAGAGAGTGTTCTCCGTATTCATGTGCTTCTTTGAGGCGGCCATATGGGTGCTTGGCGGAGCCTTCGGTAGAGTGGGAGTGGACGTGACATATGCAATAGCGATCTTAATGATAATTCAGTTGGCCCTTGGTGGCATCATCCTGATAATACTTGATGAACTTGTTAGTAAGTGGGGTATAGGAAGTGGAATAAGCCTATTCATAGCAGCTGGAGTTTCACAGAGAATATTAACAAGAAGTCTAAATCCCCTCACGGATCCCAACATAATCGATCCCCTAACAGGAAAGCCTGCTATAGTGGGTGCGATTCCATATTTCATTCAGCACATACTCAATGGAGATTTAAAGGGAGCATTCTACAGGGGTGGCGCAGCTCCGGACATGATGGCGGTCATAGCAACGATAATAGTATTCCTAGTTGTCGTTTACTTTGAGAGCATGCGTGTTGAAATTCCCCTAGGATACAGGGGAGTAACAATCAGGGGGAGGTATCCAATAAGGTTCCTCTACGTTAGCAACATCCCAATAATTCTGACCTTTGCTCTCTACGCCAACATCCAGCTCTGGGCTAGAGTTCTAGATAGGCTTGGCCACCCCTGGCTAGGTACCTTTGATCCAACGACAGGGAATCCAATAGGTGGATTCGTCCTTTATGTAATACCACCAAGGAGCATATTCACGGTAATTGATAATCCGGTAAGGGCCATAGTTTATCTTTTACTAACGGTAATGTTCAGCCTACTCTTCGGATTCCTATGGGTTGAGCTTACTGGTTTAAATGCAAAGAGCATAGCGAGACAACTCCAGAGGGCTGGGCTTCAGATTCCAGGATTCAGAAGGGATCCAAGGACATTGGAGAGAGTGCTCCAGAAGTACATACCCTATGTAACATTCTGGGGATCATTGACGGTTGCTCTAATTGCAGTGCTTGCAGACTTCCTCGGGGCCCTAGGTACGGGAACGGGAATCTTACTTACGGTGGGTATACTATACAGGTTCTATGAGGAGATCGCAAGGGAGCAGATAAGCGAAATGTTCCCAGCGCTTAGAAGATTCTTTGCATCTTGA
- the rpsE gene encoding 30S ribosomal protein S5, producing MSQEWKEYAKRVLDEWQPKTKLGMMVKEGHITDIHEIFRRGYQIKEPEIIDVLLPEVNARENQEIIDIALTVRMTDSGRRVRFRVLAAVGNRDGYVGLGIGHGREVGVAIRKAINYAKLNIIEIKRGCGSWECRCRRPHSVPFTVEGKEGSVRVRLIPGPRGLGLVIGDVGKKILRLAGINDVWSQTFGETRTTVNFAKAVFNALYNTNRVAITPEMIERYGIVVGRAMPTTFTLE from the coding sequence ATGAGCCAGGAGTGGAAGGAATACGCTAAGAGGGTTTTGGATGAATGGCAACCAAAGACAAAATTAGGTATGATGGTTAAGGAGGGCCATATCACTGACATTCACGAGATATTCAGAAGAGGTTATCAGATCAAAGAGCCAGAGATAATTGATGTGCTATTACCTGAGGTTAATGCAAGAGAAAACCAGGAAATCATCGACATTGCATTAACAGTTAGAATGACGGACAGTGGTAGAAGGGTTAGATTCAGGGTGCTTGCGGCAGTTGGAAACAGAGATGGATACGTCGGTCTGGGAATTGGCCACGGAAGAGAGGTTGGAGTGGCCATAAGGAAAGCAATAAACTATGCCAAGCTCAACATAATTGAGATAAAGAGAGGCTGTGGCTCCTGGGAGTGCAGGTGTAGAAGACCACACTCTGTTCCATTCACAGTTGAAGGAAAGGAAGGTAGCGTTAGAGTCAGGCTTATCCCTGGACCAAGAGGACTTGGATTGGTTATAGGTGACGTCGGAAAGAAGATACTAAGGCTTGCAGGAATAAACGATGTCTGGTCTCAAACATTTGGTGAGACCAGAACTACGGTCAACTTTGCTAAGGCGGTATTCAATGCCCTCTACAATACGAATAGGGTTGCCATAACTCCTGAGATGATTGAGAGATATGGAATAGTGGTTGGAAGAGCGATGCCAACAACCTTCACTTTAGAGTGA
- a CDS encoding 50S ribosomal protein L30 — protein MAKLAVIRIRGRVNVKKPIRDTLAMLRLHRVNHCVIVDDTPSYLGMLRKAKDYITWGEINAETLAKLIRKRGRLIGNKPVTDEYVKEKLGMTIEEFAEKVVKGEMSLKDLPNLKPVFRLHPPRGGFRGSKKRSFQEGGALGYRGEKINELIERML, from the coding sequence ATGGCAAAGCTTGCAGTGATAAGAATAAGAGGCAGGGTTAATGTTAAGAAGCCAATTAGGGATACATTGGCAATGCTTAGGCTCCATAGGGTTAACCATTGTGTCATAGTTGATGATACTCCCAGTTACCTAGGAATGTTGAGGAAGGCTAAGGATTACATAACGTGGGGTGAAATAAACGCTGAAACCCTTGCAAAGTTGATAAGAAAGAGAGGTAGGTTGATAGGAAACAAGCCAGTCACTGATGAATACGTTAAGGAGAAGCTGGGAATGACGATTGAGGAGTTCGCTGAAAAGGTAGTAAAAGGTGAGATGAGCCTCAAGGATCTTCCAAATCTAAAGCCCGTGTTTAGGCTACACCCACCAAGGGGAGGATTCAGGGGAAGCAAGAAGAGATCATTCCAAGAGGGAGGAGCTTTGGGATATAGAGGCGAGAAGATAAACGAGTTAATTGAGAGGATGCTATGA
- a CDS encoding adenylate kinase, whose amino-acid sequence MSFVVIITGIPGVGKSTITKLALQRTKAKFKLVNFGDLMFEEAVKEGLVKHRDEMRKLPLEIQRKLQMKVAEKIVAMSKEQPILVDTHATIKTPHGYLLGLPYEVIKTLNPNFIVIIEATPAEILGRRLRDLKRDRDVETEEQIQRHQDLNRAAAIAYAMHSNALIKIIENHEDKGLEEAVNELVKILDLAVDENA is encoded by the coding sequence ATGTCATTTGTTGTGATAATCACTGGTATACCGGGAGTTGGTAAAAGTACTATCACGAAGTTAGCATTACAGAGGACAAAGGCTAAATTTAAATTAGTAAACTTTGGTGACCTAATGTTCGAGGAGGCAGTTAAGGAGGGACTTGTGAAGCATAGGGATGAGATGAGAAAGCTGCCCCTTGAAATTCAAAGAAAGCTTCAGATGAAGGTTGCTGAAAAGATCGTTGCGATGTCCAAAGAACAGCCGATACTTGTCGATACTCATGCGACCATAAAGACCCCCCATGGTTACCTCCTTGGATTGCCATACGAGGTTATAAAGACGTTGAATCCAAACTTTATAGTTATAATCGAGGCTACTCCTGCTGAAATATTGGGAAGGAGACTCAGGGATCTAAAGAGGGACAGAGACGTTGAAACTGAAGAGCAAATACAGAGACATCAAGATTTAAATAGGGCTGCGGCAATAGCCTACGCAATGCATTCGAATGCCCTGATAAAGATCATAGAGAACCATGAAGATAAAGGTCTTGAAGAGGCCGTTAATGAATTGGTGAAAATACTGGACTTGGCGGTGGATGAAAATGCTTGA
- a CDS encoding uL15m family ribosomal protein: MIRRRKKVRKLRGSHTHGWGCKKKHRGGGSKGGRGMAGTGKRNKTKWTWTIKYAPDHLGKRGFSRPPEVQREVRTVNLKFIDEHLDELMQMGIAYEEEGKIVVDTTQFADKVLGTGRLTRPLIIKAKAFSAKAEEKIKAAGGEAILA; the protein is encoded by the coding sequence ATGATCAGGAGGAGAAAGAAAGTTAGAAAGCTTCGTGGAAGTCACACTCATGGATGGGGATGTAAGAAGAAGCACAGAGGTGGTGGAAGCAAGGGCGGTAGAGGAATGGCAGGTACGGGTAAGAGAAACAAAACTAAATGGACATGGACGATAAAATATGCTCCAGACCATTTAGGTAAGAGAGGATTCTCAAGACCTCCAGAAGTACAGAGGGAAGTTAGAACTGTGAACCTAAAGTTCATTGACGAGCACTTAGATGAGCTAATGCAGATGGGAATTGCCTATGAGGAAGAGGGCAAGATAGTAGTCGATACAACCCAGTTTGCAGATAAGGTTCTTGGTACGGGTAGGTTAACTAGGCCTTTGATCATCAAGGCAAAGGCTTTCTCAGCTAAGGCTGAAGAGAAAATAAAAGCTGCGGGTGGAGAAGCAATCTTGGCATGA